A genomic window from Enoplosus armatus isolate fEnoArm2 chromosome 18, fEnoArm2.hap1, whole genome shotgun sequence includes:
- the ccnb1 gene encoding G2/mitotic-specific cyclin-B1 translates to MALRVTRNRLASTRTDLGGKACSVTGPTLKPRAALGEIGNIAVNKEAQKKNVKAEATKKTKVSTRVEKAVVEQPKPKNVVPVKPEPEVQVLPEPASPTPMETSGCEPADLCQAFSDVILHTAVRDVDADDYDNPMLCSEYVKEIYKYLRQLEVDQNVRTSYLQGQEVTGNMRAILIDWLVQVNLKFRLLQETMYMTVGVIDRFLQDHPVPKKQLQLVGVSAMFLASKYEEMYPPEISDFAYVTDKAYTTGQIRDMEMTILRVLKFKLGRPLPLQFLRRASKIYEVTAEQHTLAKYLLELTMVDYEMVHFPPSMVASAALALTLKILDAGEWDVTLQHYMDYTAESLIPVMAHIAKNVVKVNDGQTKHMAVKGKYSTSKQMRIATISQLKSSVVKDFAKQLTQ, encoded by the exons ATGGCTCTTCGAGTAACCAGA AACCGCTTGGCTTCTACCAGGACTGACCTCGGTGGAAAGGCCTGCTCGGTGACCGGGCCCACACTGAAGCCTCGAGCGGCGCTGGGCGAGATCGGAAACATCGCAGTTAACAAAGAAGCACAGAAGAAG AATGTCAAGGCGGAGGCCACAAAGAAGACCAAAGTCTCCACCAGAGTTGAAAAAGCAGTTGTTGAACAACCAAAGCCAAAAAATGTTGTTCCTGTTAAACCTGAGCCCGAGGTGCAG GTTCTGCCTGAACCGGCATCCCCCACTCCAATGGAGACTTCTGGCTGTGAGCCTGCTGACCTCTGTCAAGCGTTTTCCGACGTCATACTTCACACTGCCGTCAGGGACGTGGATGCAGATGACTATGACAACCCCATGCTCTGCAGTGAATATGTGAAGGAAATCTACAAGTACCTCCGACAGCTTGAG GTTGACCAGAACGTCAGAACCAGCTATCTGCAGGGTCAGGAGGTGACTGGTAACATGCGGGCCATTCTCATAGACTGGCTGGTGCAAGTGAACCTAAAGTTCCGCCTTCTGCAGGAGACTATGTACATGACCGTGGGAGTCATTGACCGCTTTCTTCAG GACCACCCAGTCCCcaagaagcagctgcagctcgTCGGTGTGTCTGCCATGTTCCTTGCTTCCAAATACGAGGAGATGTATCCCCCAGAGATCTCAGACTTTGCCTACGTCACCGACAAGGCCTACACCACCGGCCAGATCAGAGACATGGAGATGACTATCCTCCGGGTGCTCAAGTTCAAACTAGGCCGCCCTCTTCCCCTGCAGTTCCTCCGAAGGGCCTCAAAGATTTATGAG GTAACTGCTGAGCAACACACCCTGGCGAAATACCTCCTGGAGCTCACCATGGTTGACTATGAGATGGTTCACTTCCCACCTTCCATGGTGGCAAGTGCTGCTTTGGCTCTTACGCTCAAGATCTTGGATGCTGGTGAATGG GATGTGACGCTGCAGCACTACATGGACTACACAGCAGAGAGTTTGATTCCTGTGATGGCACACATTGCCAAGAATGTCGTGAAAGTGAATGACGGGCAGACGAAGCACATG GCCGTTAAAGGAAAGTACTCTACTTCAAAGCAGATGAGGATCGCCACAATCTCACAGCTCAAGTCTTCAGTGGTGAAGGATTTTGCAAAGCAGCTCACCCAGTGA
- the LOC139301138 gene encoding AN1-type zinc finger protein 5-like has protein sequence MAQETNQSPVPMLCPTGCGFYGNPRTNGMCSVCHKEHLSRQNNGGVSSLSTVGSSSGPTAEASAIQRLEATLNNAAAAAVAAAEVAAEAAASAEAAATEALSGGSTTISVTQQMTEMSLSCEEKGASRSKIELTEPVLSQPTFSASHPSTAGSEDYKAPEPPKPKKNRCFMCRKKVGLTGFDCRCGNLFCGLHRYSDKHNCPYDYKAEAADKIRKENPVVVADKIQRI, from the exons ATGGCCCAGGAAACCAATCAGAGTCCAGTTCCTATGCTCTGCCCCACTGGTTGTGGTTTCTATGGCAACCCTAGGACTAACGGCATGTGCTCTGTGTGCCACAAGGAGCACCTGTCAAGACAGAACAATGGAGGAGTCAGTTCTTTGAGTACTGTGG gcagcagcagtgggccCACAGCCGAGGCTTCTGCCATCCAGAGGTTAGAGGCCACCTTGAAtaatgctgcagctgctgcagttgcCGCTGCAGAGGTGGCAGCTGAGGCCGCCGCCTctgctgaggctgctgccaCCGAGGCTCTCAG TGGGGGTTCAACAACCATTTCTGTAACACAACAGATGACTGAGATGAGTCTCTCCTGTGAGGAGAAAGGCGCATCAAGGAGCAAAATAGAGCTCACAGAGCCAG TGTTGAGTCAGCCCACCTTCTCAGCCTCCCATCCCTCCACTGCTGGCAGTGAGGACTACAAAGCCCCAGAGCCCCCCAAGCCCAAGAAGAATCGATGCTTTATGTGCCGCAAAAAGGTTGGCCTTACAG GTTTTGACTGCCGCTGTGGGAATCTGTTCTGCGGACTTCACCGCTACTCTGACAAGCACAACTGTCCGTACGACTACAAAGCTGAAGCTGCTGACAAGATTCGCAAAGAGAACCCCGTGGTTGTAGCCGACAAGATCCAGAGAATATGA